A portion of the Diprion similis isolate iyDipSimi1 chromosome 4, iyDipSimi1.1, whole genome shotgun sequence genome contains these proteins:
- the LOC124405369 gene encoding biogenesis of lysosome-related organelles complex 1 subunit 4 isoform X1, producing MIDELAADHAAYAKIDLTSQVRVLHNTIEDMMMRLEEFESIFGMVQSEGAECLNGQIPRVQVVRQELTSLCRRIDALEHVVGRANVTLVSLEAAVDAAEADLGVPDSLFSKLNPLSFFKKVQEPATSTRMPIFNPPVLYKTEEFFNPE from the exons ATGATCGACGAACTAGCCGCTGACCATGCCGCCTACGCGAAAATCGACCTCACCAGTCAG GTCAGAGTGCTTCACAACACCATAGAAGATATGATGATGCGGCTTGAAGAGTTCGAATCCATATTCGGCATG GTTCAGTCGGAGGGTGCAGAATGTCTTAATGGACAAATTCCACGCGTGCAAGTAGTACGGCAAGAATTGACAAGCTTGTGTAGGCGCATCGACGCCCTTGAGCATGTCGTCGGACGGGCAAATGTAACCCTTGTATCCTTGGAAGCTGCTGTAGATGCTGCCGAGGCAGATCTGGGTGTACCCGATTCACTCTTCAGCAAATTGAATCCGCTGTCCTTTTTC AAAAAGGTCCAAGAACCGGCAACCTCTACGAGAATGCCAATATTCAACCCTCCAGTGCTGTACAAAACGGAAGAGTTCTTTAATCCGGAATAA
- the LOC124405369 gene encoding biogenesis of lysosome-related organelles complex 1 subunit 4 isoform X3, which translates to MIDELAADHAAYAKIDLTSQVQSEGAECLNGQIPRVQVVRQELTSLCRRIDALEHVVGRANVTLVSLEAAVDAAEADLGVPDSLFSKLNPLSFFKKVQEPATSTRMPIFNPPVLYKTEEFFNPE; encoded by the exons ATGATCGACGAACTAGCCGCTGACCATGCCGCCTACGCGAAAATCGACCTCACCAGTCAG GTTCAGTCGGAGGGTGCAGAATGTCTTAATGGACAAATTCCACGCGTGCAAGTAGTACGGCAAGAATTGACAAGCTTGTGTAGGCGCATCGACGCCCTTGAGCATGTCGTCGGACGGGCAAATGTAACCCTTGTATCCTTGGAAGCTGCTGTAGATGCTGCCGAGGCAGATCTGGGTGTACCCGATTCACTCTTCAGCAAATTGAATCCGCTGTCCTTTTTC AAAAAGGTCCAAGAACCGGCAACCTCTACGAGAATGCCAATATTCAACCCTCCAGTGCTGTACAAAACGGAAGAGTTCTTTAATCCGGAATAA
- the LOC124405368 gene encoding putative fatty acyl-CoA reductase CG5065, with amino-acid sequence MDQPSEIQSFYKGRSVFITGASGLMGKVLLEKLLYCCGDLKSIYILLRPKRGRSVEGRLDDMFKLPMFQRIQKLNPALMEKVVPMEGDVTMDNLGLNEQQRKTLAEEVSVVYHCAATLRLEAKLKDAIEMNTVGTSRVLELCRTMKGLKCMLHLSTAFCHVDQVELGERVYEANEDPRDVMRMIQWMDEDAINLVTPKLIEPHPNTYTYSKRLAETLVSDEYATMPCVIARPSIVTPAWKEPLPGWVDSLNGPVGLIVAGGKGVLRSMHCNGNYHAEVVPVDLAISALISISVKIGTAKEKPKKIPVYNITQSGVAPITWSEVLEKGKKIAYQYPFDGAVWYPDGDIRSTKFVHELIVFFFHLIPAYFIDFLMLIFRQKRFMVRIQRRISDGLEVLQYFTTREWIFHNTNLLILWNEMSPKDKELFPIDFYNIDQIVYMTDVVLGAKQYCMKEKLDTLPRARRHLKMLYVIHVTAVYAFYFGIIYYIWKNLEIARFCLDFATEGLKSVPIIGGLIERVR; translated from the exons ATGGATCAGCCGAGTGAAATACAATCGTTCTACAAAGGACGTTCAGTTTTTATTACCGGAGCCTCGGGTCTGATGGGTAAGGTTTTACTCGAAAAGCTTCTGTACTGCTGCGGTGATTTGAAATCCATCTACATCCTTCTTCGCCCGAAACGTGGACGCTCGGTGGAAGGTCGTCTCGACGATATGTTCAAACTTCCG ATGTTTCAACggattcaaaaattgaatcccGCCTTGATGGAAAAAGTAGTGCCGATGGAGGGTGACGTGACAATGGATAACCTTGGGCTGAACGAACAACAGCGAAAAACTCTTGCCGAGGAAGTGTCAGTTGTATATCATTGCGCGGCTACTCTTCGCCTGGAAGCTAAGCTGAAAGATGCCATCGAAATGAACACG GTGGGTACGAGTAGGGTGCTTGAACTCTGCAGGACAATGAAAGGGCTGAAATGCATGCTGCACCTTAGTACAGCCTTCTGCCATGTGGACCAGGTCGAACTTGGCGAGAGGGTTTACGAAGCGAACGAGGACCCTCGAGACGTAATGCGTATGATACAATGGATGGATGAAGATGCCATTAACCTCGTAACACCAAA ATTAATCGAACCACATCCAAACACATACACGTACTCGAAGAGGCTTGCCGAAACACTGGTTTCCGATGAATACGCAACCATGCCTTGCGTGATCGCCAGACCATCGATCG tAACTCCAGCATGGAAAGAACCGCTACCTGGGTGGGTGGACAGCCTAAACGGACCCGTGGGGCTCATCGTAGCTGGCGGCAAAGGTGTCCTACGGTCGATGCACTGCAACGGCAACTATCACGCGGAAGTTGTCCCCGTTGATTTGGCAATAAGTGCCCTCATAAGCATCTCTGTAAAAATCGGCACAGCAAAAGAAAA GCCGAAGAAAATACCTGTTTACAACATCACCCAAAGTGGGGTTGCGCCAATCACGTGGAGTGAAGTCCTTGAGAAGGGGAAGAAGATCGCGTATCAGTATCCTTTCGACGGAGCTGTCTGGTACCCGGACGGTGACATACGGAGCACCAAGTTTGTACACGAACtcatcgttttcttcttccatcTGATTCCAGCCTATTTCATCGACTTTCTAATGCTGATATTCCGACAGAAACGTTT CATGGTCCGCATTCAAAGACGGATCTCCGATGGCCTCGAGGTTCTCCAGTATTTCACGACAAGAGAATGGATATTTCACAACACCAATCTCTTAATCCTCTGGAACGAGATGAGTCCAAAGGACAAGGAGTTATTCCCAATTGATTTTTACAACATCGATCAGATTGTCTACATGACCGATGTGGTCCTGGGTGCGAAACAGTACTGCATGAAAGAGAAACTTGACACGCTTCCCAGGGCGCGGAGGCATCTTAAAAT GTTGTACGTGATTCATGTCACTGCGGTCTACGCCTTTTACTTcggaattatttattacatatgGAAGAACTTAGAGATAGCCAGATTCTGCCTTGACTTCGCTACGGAAGGTTTGAAGAGTGTTCCGATTATCGGAGGATTGATCGAGAGAGTGCGTTAG
- the LOC124405369 gene encoding biogenesis of lysosome-related organelles complex 1 subunit 4 isoform X2, whose protein sequence is MHVRVLHNTIEDMMMRLEEFESIFGMVQSEGAECLNGQIPRVQVVRQELTSLCRRIDALEHVVGRANVTLVSLEAAVDAAEADLGVPDSLFSKLNPLSFFKKVQEPATSTRMPIFNPPVLYKTEEFFNPE, encoded by the exons ATGCAT GTCAGAGTGCTTCACAACACCATAGAAGATATGATGATGCGGCTTGAAGAGTTCGAATCCATATTCGGCATG GTTCAGTCGGAGGGTGCAGAATGTCTTAATGGACAAATTCCACGCGTGCAAGTAGTACGGCAAGAATTGACAAGCTTGTGTAGGCGCATCGACGCCCTTGAGCATGTCGTCGGACGGGCAAATGTAACCCTTGTATCCTTGGAAGCTGCTGTAGATGCTGCCGAGGCAGATCTGGGTGTACCCGATTCACTCTTCAGCAAATTGAATCCGCTGTCCTTTTTC AAAAAGGTCCAAGAACCGGCAACCTCTACGAGAATGCCAATATTCAACCCTCCAGTGCTGTACAAAACGGAAGAGTTCTTTAATCCGGAATAA